Proteins from a single region of Coregonus clupeaformis isolate EN_2021a chromosome 19, ASM2061545v1, whole genome shotgun sequence:
- the LOC121531707 gene encoding Golgi apparatus protein 1-like isoform X1: MAACRRVPLLLLLMSFFLYVHPIRGQKSAINGLAKPAVSVDIPAQNQGGAPAAVNGAQVLAALPLRRRTSGWKLAEEGACREDLTRLCPKHSWNNNLAVLECLQDRKEETEIAADCNHLLWNYKLNLTTDPKFESVAVEVCKSTITDIKECAAEERGKGYLVSCLVDHRGNITEYQCNQYIIKMTSIVFSDYRLICGFMDKCREDINTLHCGSISTGEKDVHSQGEVIACLEKGLVREAEEQPAAHAIGANCKKAIMRVAELSSDDFHLDRYLYFSCREDRERFCENTPAGEGRVYKCLFNHKFEEAMSERCRDALTTRQKLIAQDYKVSYSLAKACKTDLRKYRCSADTNMPRAREARLSYLLLCLESAVHRGRTVSGECQGEMLDYRRMLMEDFSLSPEIVLHCRGEIEAHCSGLHRKGRTLHCLMRVGRGDQGAIDNLCQKALQTLIQEADPGADYRIDRALNEACESVIQTACKHIRNGDPMILSCLMEHLYTEKMVEDCEHRLLELQYFIARDWKLDPILYKKCQGDASRLCHTHGWNETSEMMPPGAIFSCLYRHAYRTEEQGRRGNAVEQTGKHGFILSRDCKVEVQRILHQRALDVKLDPELQRRCMTDLGKWCSEKAESGQELECLQDHLEDLVSECRDVVGNLTELESEDIQIETLLMRACEPVIQSHCHEVADNQIDTGDLMECLVQNKHQKEMNDKCAVGVTHFQLVQIKDFRFSYKFKMACKDDVLKLCPNIKKKVDVVLCLSTTVRNDTLQDMKEQRVSVKCRKQLRVEELEMSEDVRLEPELYDSCKQDIGRLCQNVAFGNAQVIECLKENKRQLTQRCHHRVFKLQEVEMMDPELDYQLMRVCKQMIRRFCAEADAKNMLQCLKQNKNSELMDPKCKQMITKRQITQNTDYRLNPVLRKSCKADIPKFCQSILNKATGDSELEGQVVSCLKLKYADQRLSPDCEDQIRVILQESALDYRLDPQLQVHCTDEISRLCPEEAAAQEQTGQVEECLKVNLLKIKVEGCKKEVLNILKESKADIFVDPVLHTACALDIKHHCAAIPPGRGRQMSCLMEALQDKRVRLQPECKKRLQDRIDMWSYAAKVAPAEGFSDLAMQVMTSPSKNYILAMFGLGVCVLFLFGLLCGRITKRVMQEQKDR, from the exons ATGGCGGCTTGTAGACGTGTTCCTCTTCTCCTGCTTTTGATGTCTTTCTTTTTGTATGTGCATCCGATTCGAGGACAGAAATCTGCGATTAATGGACTCGCCAAGCCTGCAGTTAGTGTTGATATCCCGGCTCAAAATCAAGGCGGAGCACCGGCTGCTGTAAATGGAGCTCAAGTACTCGCGGCCCTGCCACTTCGTAGACGCACTAGCGGCTGGAAGCTGGCGGAAGAGGGGGCTTGTCGGGAGGACTTGACCAGGCTTTGTCCGAAACATTCCTGGAACAATAACCTGGCTGTGCTTGAGTGCCTCCAGGATAGGAAAGAG GAAACGGAGATCGCTGCTGACTGCAACCAT CTCCTGTGGAACTACAAACTGAACCTGACGACTGACCCCAAGTTTGAGTCTGTGGCTGTGGAGGTGTGCAAGTCCACCATCACCGAT ATAAAAGAATGTGcagcggaggagagagggaagggctACTTGGTGTCCTGCCTGGTGGATCACCGCGGCAACATCACAGAGTACCAGTGCAACCAGTACATCATCAAGATGACCAGCATCGTGTTCAGTGACTACCGCCTCATCTGTGGCTTCATGGACAAGTGTCGCGAGGATATCAACACCCTGCACTGTGGCAGCATCTCCACCGGCGAGAAG GACGTGCACTCCCAGGGCGAGGTGATAGCGTGCCTGGAGAAGGGTCTGGTCAGGGAGGCAGAGGAGCAGCCTGCGGCCCACGCCATTGGGGCCAACTGTAAGAAGGCCATCATGCGCGTGGCCGAACTTTCCTCAGACGACTTCCACCTGGACAGATACCTATACTTCTCCTGCCGGGAGGACCGCGAGCGCTTCTGTGAAAAC ACTCCAGCTGGAGAGGGCAGAGTTTACAAGTGTCTCTTCAATCACAAGTTTGAGGAGGCCATGTCTGAAAGG TGCAGAGATGCTCTGACCACTCGTCAGAAGCTGATAGCCCAGGACTACAAGGTGAGCTACTCCCTGGCCAAGGCCTGCAAGACGGACCTGAGGAAGTATCGCTGCAGCGCAGACACCAACATGCCCCGCGCCCGCGAGGCCCGCCTCTCCTACCTGCTGCTCTGTTTGGAGTCTGCCGTACACAGAG GTCGTACGGTGAGCGGGGAGTGTCAGGGGGAGATGTTGGACTACAGGAGGATGTTGATGGAGGATTTCTCTCTGAGCCCAGAGATTGTGCTGCATTGCCGTGGGGAGATCGAGGCCCACTGCTCCGGCCTCCACCGCAAGGGACGCACCCTGCACTGTTTGATGAGGGTAGGCCGAGGAGACCAGGGCGCCATCGACaacctctgccagaaagct CTCCAGACCTTGATCCAAGAGGCAGACCCTGGGGCAGACTACCGTATCGACCGGGCCCTAAACGAGGCCTGTGAGTCTGTCATCCAGACCGCCTGCAAACACATCCGCAACGGAGACCCCAT GATCCTGTCTTGTCTGATGGAGCACCTGTACACAGAGAAGATGGTGGAGGACTGTGAACACAGGCTGCTGGAGCTGCAGTACTTCATAGCGCGGGATTGGAA ACTGGACCCCATCCTGTATAAGAAGTGCCAGGGCGACGCCTCCCGCCTGTGCCACACCCACGGCTGGAATGAGACCAGCGAGATGATGCCACCCGGCGCCATCTTCTCCTGTCTGTACCGCCACGCCTACCGcacagaggagcagggacggCGG GGGAATGCAGTGGAACAAACAGGAAAACATGGTTTCATT CTGTCTCGGGACTGTAAAGTGGAGGTGCAGCGTATCCTCCACCAGAGGGCGCTGGATGTGAAGCTGGACCCGGAGCTGCAGAGACGCTGTATGACCGACCTGGGGAAGTGGTGCAGTGAGAAGGCCGAGTCTGGACAG GAGCTGGAGTGTCTACAGGACCACCTAGAGGACCTGGTGTCAGAGTGCAGAGATGTGGTGGGCAACCTGACTGAACTGGAGTCTGAG GACATTCAGATTGAGACCCTGCTGATGCGAGCCTGTGAGCCAGTCATCCAGTCCCACTGTCAC gagGTGGCAGATAACCAGATCGACACGGGGGATCTGATGGAGTGTCTGGTGCAGAACAAACACCAGAAGGAGATGAACGACAAGTGTGCCGTGGGCGTCACACACTTCCAACTG GTCCAGATTAAGGACTTCCGTTTCTCCTACAAGTTTAAGATGGCCTGCAAAGATGACGTGCTCAAACTCTGCCCCAACATCAAGAAGAA GGTGGACGTAGTGCTCTGTCTGAGCACCACGGTGAGGAACGACACTCTGCAGGACATGAAGGAGCAGCGTGTGTCTGTCAAGTGTCGTAAGCAGCTGAGGGTGGAGGAGCTGGAGATGTCTGAGGATGTCCGTCTGGAGCCTGAGCTCTATGACTCCTGTAAGCAGGACATCGGGAGGCTGTGCCAGAACGTGGCCTTCGGGAACGCACAG GTGATCGAGTGTCTGAAGGAGAACAAGAGGCAGCTGACCCAGCGCTGTCACCACAGGGTGTTTAAGCTGCAGGAGGTAGAGATGATGGACCCAGAGCTGGACTACCAACTCATGAGGGTCTGCAAGCAGATGATCCGG CGGTTCTGCGCTGAGGCTGATGCCAAGAACATGCTGCAGTGCCTGAAGCAGAACAAGAACAGTGAGCTGATGGACCCCAAGTGTAAACAGATGATCACCAAGAGACAGATCACACAGAACACGG ACTACAGGTTGAACCCGGTGCTGAGGAAGTCGTGTAAGGCTGACATCCCGAAGTTCTGCCAGAGCATCCTAAACAAGGCTACAGGAGACAGTGAGCTGGAGGGACAGGTCGTCTCCTGCCTCAAACTCAAATACGCCGACCAG CGTCTGTCTCCTGACTGTGAGGATCAGATCAGGGTGATCCTACAGGAGTCAGCTCTGGACTACAGACTGGACCCTCAGCTGCAGGTGCACTGCACTGACGAG atctcTCGGCTGTGTCCAGAGGAGGCTGCGGCCCAGGAACAGACGGGTCAAGTAGAGGAGTGTCTCAAAGTCAACCTGCTCAAGATCAAAGTGGAGGGCTGCAAGAAG GAGGTGTTGAACATACTGAAGGAGAGTAAGGCAGACATCTTTGTGGACCCTGTCCTCCACACAGCATGTGCTCTGGACATCAAACATCACTGTGCTGCCATCCCACCAGGACGAGGACGCC AGATGTCCTGTCTGATGGAGGCTCTGCAGGATAAGAGGGTGCGTCTGCAGCCAGAGTGTAAGAAGAGACTGCAGGACCGCATCGACATGTGGAGCTACGCTGCCAAG
- the LOC121531707 gene encoding Golgi apparatus protein 1-like isoform X2, whose protein sequence is MAACRRVPLLLLLMSFFLYVHPIRGQKSAINGLAKPAVSVDIPAQNQGGAPAAVNGAQVLAALPLRRRTSGWKLAEEGACREDLTRLCPKHSWNNNLAVLECLQDRKEETEIAADCNHLLWNYKLNLTTDPKFESVAVEVCKSTITDIKECAAEERGKGYLVSCLVDHRGNITEYQCNQYIIKMTSIVFSDYRLICGFMDKCREDINTLHCGSISTGEKDVHSQGEVIACLEKGLVREAEEQPAAHAIGANCKKAIMRVAELSSDDFHLDRYLYFSCREDRERFCENTPAGEGRVYKCLFNHKFEEAMSERCRDALTTRQKLIAQDYKVSYSLAKACKTDLRKYRCSADTNMPRAREARLSYLLLCLESAVHRGRTVSGECQGEMLDYRRMLMEDFSLSPEIVLHCRGEIEAHCSGLHRKGRTLHCLMRVGRGDQGAIDNLCQKALQTLIQEADPGADYRIDRALNEACESVIQTACKHIRNGDPMILSCLMEHLYTEKMVEDCEHRLLELQYFIARDWKLDPILYKKCQGDASRLCHTHGWNETSEMMPPGAIFSCLYRHAYRTEEQGRRLSRDCKVEVQRILHQRALDVKLDPELQRRCMTDLGKWCSEKAESGQELECLQDHLEDLVSECRDVVGNLTELESEDIQIETLLMRACEPVIQSHCHEVADNQIDTGDLMECLVQNKHQKEMNDKCAVGVTHFQLVQIKDFRFSYKFKMACKDDVLKLCPNIKKKVDVVLCLSTTVRNDTLQDMKEQRVSVKCRKQLRVEELEMSEDVRLEPELYDSCKQDIGRLCQNVAFGNAQVIECLKENKRQLTQRCHHRVFKLQEVEMMDPELDYQLMRVCKQMIRRFCAEADAKNMLQCLKQNKNSELMDPKCKQMITKRQITQNTDYRLNPVLRKSCKADIPKFCQSILNKATGDSELEGQVVSCLKLKYADQRLSPDCEDQIRVILQESALDYRLDPQLQVHCTDEISRLCPEEAAAQEQTGQVEECLKVNLLKIKVEGCKKEVLNILKESKADIFVDPVLHTACALDIKHHCAAIPPGRGRQMSCLMEALQDKRVRLQPECKKRLQDRIDMWSYAAKVAPAEGFSDLAMQVMTSPSKNYILAMFGLGVCVLFLFGLLCGRITKRVMQEQKDR, encoded by the exons ATGGCGGCTTGTAGACGTGTTCCTCTTCTCCTGCTTTTGATGTCTTTCTTTTTGTATGTGCATCCGATTCGAGGACAGAAATCTGCGATTAATGGACTCGCCAAGCCTGCAGTTAGTGTTGATATCCCGGCTCAAAATCAAGGCGGAGCACCGGCTGCTGTAAATGGAGCTCAAGTACTCGCGGCCCTGCCACTTCGTAGACGCACTAGCGGCTGGAAGCTGGCGGAAGAGGGGGCTTGTCGGGAGGACTTGACCAGGCTTTGTCCGAAACATTCCTGGAACAATAACCTGGCTGTGCTTGAGTGCCTCCAGGATAGGAAAGAG GAAACGGAGATCGCTGCTGACTGCAACCAT CTCCTGTGGAACTACAAACTGAACCTGACGACTGACCCCAAGTTTGAGTCTGTGGCTGTGGAGGTGTGCAAGTCCACCATCACCGAT ATAAAAGAATGTGcagcggaggagagagggaagggctACTTGGTGTCCTGCCTGGTGGATCACCGCGGCAACATCACAGAGTACCAGTGCAACCAGTACATCATCAAGATGACCAGCATCGTGTTCAGTGACTACCGCCTCATCTGTGGCTTCATGGACAAGTGTCGCGAGGATATCAACACCCTGCACTGTGGCAGCATCTCCACCGGCGAGAAG GACGTGCACTCCCAGGGCGAGGTGATAGCGTGCCTGGAGAAGGGTCTGGTCAGGGAGGCAGAGGAGCAGCCTGCGGCCCACGCCATTGGGGCCAACTGTAAGAAGGCCATCATGCGCGTGGCCGAACTTTCCTCAGACGACTTCCACCTGGACAGATACCTATACTTCTCCTGCCGGGAGGACCGCGAGCGCTTCTGTGAAAAC ACTCCAGCTGGAGAGGGCAGAGTTTACAAGTGTCTCTTCAATCACAAGTTTGAGGAGGCCATGTCTGAAAGG TGCAGAGATGCTCTGACCACTCGTCAGAAGCTGATAGCCCAGGACTACAAGGTGAGCTACTCCCTGGCCAAGGCCTGCAAGACGGACCTGAGGAAGTATCGCTGCAGCGCAGACACCAACATGCCCCGCGCCCGCGAGGCCCGCCTCTCCTACCTGCTGCTCTGTTTGGAGTCTGCCGTACACAGAG GTCGTACGGTGAGCGGGGAGTGTCAGGGGGAGATGTTGGACTACAGGAGGATGTTGATGGAGGATTTCTCTCTGAGCCCAGAGATTGTGCTGCATTGCCGTGGGGAGATCGAGGCCCACTGCTCCGGCCTCCACCGCAAGGGACGCACCCTGCACTGTTTGATGAGGGTAGGCCGAGGAGACCAGGGCGCCATCGACaacctctgccagaaagct CTCCAGACCTTGATCCAAGAGGCAGACCCTGGGGCAGACTACCGTATCGACCGGGCCCTAAACGAGGCCTGTGAGTCTGTCATCCAGACCGCCTGCAAACACATCCGCAACGGAGACCCCAT GATCCTGTCTTGTCTGATGGAGCACCTGTACACAGAGAAGATGGTGGAGGACTGTGAACACAGGCTGCTGGAGCTGCAGTACTTCATAGCGCGGGATTGGAA ACTGGACCCCATCCTGTATAAGAAGTGCCAGGGCGACGCCTCCCGCCTGTGCCACACCCACGGCTGGAATGAGACCAGCGAGATGATGCCACCCGGCGCCATCTTCTCCTGTCTGTACCGCCACGCCTACCGcacagaggagcagggacggCGG CTGTCTCGGGACTGTAAAGTGGAGGTGCAGCGTATCCTCCACCAGAGGGCGCTGGATGTGAAGCTGGACCCGGAGCTGCAGAGACGCTGTATGACCGACCTGGGGAAGTGGTGCAGTGAGAAGGCCGAGTCTGGACAG GAGCTGGAGTGTCTACAGGACCACCTAGAGGACCTGGTGTCAGAGTGCAGAGATGTGGTGGGCAACCTGACTGAACTGGAGTCTGAG GACATTCAGATTGAGACCCTGCTGATGCGAGCCTGTGAGCCAGTCATCCAGTCCCACTGTCAC gagGTGGCAGATAACCAGATCGACACGGGGGATCTGATGGAGTGTCTGGTGCAGAACAAACACCAGAAGGAGATGAACGACAAGTGTGCCGTGGGCGTCACACACTTCCAACTG GTCCAGATTAAGGACTTCCGTTTCTCCTACAAGTTTAAGATGGCCTGCAAAGATGACGTGCTCAAACTCTGCCCCAACATCAAGAAGAA GGTGGACGTAGTGCTCTGTCTGAGCACCACGGTGAGGAACGACACTCTGCAGGACATGAAGGAGCAGCGTGTGTCTGTCAAGTGTCGTAAGCAGCTGAGGGTGGAGGAGCTGGAGATGTCTGAGGATGTCCGTCTGGAGCCTGAGCTCTATGACTCCTGTAAGCAGGACATCGGGAGGCTGTGCCAGAACGTGGCCTTCGGGAACGCACAG GTGATCGAGTGTCTGAAGGAGAACAAGAGGCAGCTGACCCAGCGCTGTCACCACAGGGTGTTTAAGCTGCAGGAGGTAGAGATGATGGACCCAGAGCTGGACTACCAACTCATGAGGGTCTGCAAGCAGATGATCCGG CGGTTCTGCGCTGAGGCTGATGCCAAGAACATGCTGCAGTGCCTGAAGCAGAACAAGAACAGTGAGCTGATGGACCCCAAGTGTAAACAGATGATCACCAAGAGACAGATCACACAGAACACGG ACTACAGGTTGAACCCGGTGCTGAGGAAGTCGTGTAAGGCTGACATCCCGAAGTTCTGCCAGAGCATCCTAAACAAGGCTACAGGAGACAGTGAGCTGGAGGGACAGGTCGTCTCCTGCCTCAAACTCAAATACGCCGACCAG CGTCTGTCTCCTGACTGTGAGGATCAGATCAGGGTGATCCTACAGGAGTCAGCTCTGGACTACAGACTGGACCCTCAGCTGCAGGTGCACTGCACTGACGAG atctcTCGGCTGTGTCCAGAGGAGGCTGCGGCCCAGGAACAGACGGGTCAAGTAGAGGAGTGTCTCAAAGTCAACCTGCTCAAGATCAAAGTGGAGGGCTGCAAGAAG GAGGTGTTGAACATACTGAAGGAGAGTAAGGCAGACATCTTTGTGGACCCTGTCCTCCACACAGCATGTGCTCTGGACATCAAACATCACTGTGCTGCCATCCCACCAGGACGAGGACGCC AGATGTCCTGTCTGATGGAGGCTCTGCAGGATAAGAGGGTGCGTCTGCAGCCAGAGTGTAAGAAGAGACTGCAGGACCGCATCGACATGTGGAGCTACGCTGCCAAG